In Dyadobacter subterraneus, a single genomic region encodes these proteins:
- a CDS encoding RNA polymerase sigma factor: MNNDINISGNTDPNADMWLKFKSGDAAAFGELAQIHYRALYNYATKFSSDSDFIRDCIQELYLELWERRSFLSETAFVKSYLLKALRHKLIKESLRLKRFKEHKELSFDADDADLSIESHIIENEQLKHQIKRLNQIVSHLTKRQQEIIYLRFYQNLENEDIAQIMSLGRQSVANLLYRTIKEIKDIWMPAEFFWGLLLIAFC, from the coding sequence TTGAATAATGATATAAACATATCCGGCAATACAGATCCTAATGCAGACATGTGGCTTAAATTTAAGTCAGGAGATGCTGCGGCTTTTGGTGAACTTGCACAAATCCACTATCGTGCGTTATATAATTATGCAACAAAGTTTTCGTCCGATTCCGATTTTATCAGGGATTGTATTCAGGAACTGTATCTGGAATTATGGGAACGCCGGTCATTTTTATCTGAAACCGCTTTTGTCAAATCTTATCTCTTAAAAGCATTACGTCACAAACTGATTAAGGAAAGTCTTCGCCTCAAACGTTTTAAGGAACATAAAGAATTATCATTTGATGCGGACGATGCGGATCTGTCCATCGAATCACATATCATTGAAAACGAACAGTTAAAACATCAGATTAAACGATTAAATCAAATCGTTTCTCACCTTACCAAAAGACAGCAGGAAATCATTTATCTGCGCTTTTATCAAAATCTGGAAAATGAAGATATCGCTCAGATCATGAGCCTTGGGCGCCAAAGCGTTGCCAATCTTTTATACCGCACAATCAAGGAAATCAAGGATATATGGATGCCCGCAGAATTTTTCTGGGGATTACTTCTTATCGCATTCTGCTGA
- a CDS encoding plastocyanin/azurin family copper-binding protein: MKNIVLTTLLSLGCLAAQAQSKAKTEDDYYRIITMPIPQNIQMEVGGLAVLPDGRLAASTRRGEVWMISNPYMKGNGQPTFHRFASGLHEPLGLFYRGKDILLSQRGEVTRLVDTDNDGVADVYDSFARWPLSGNYHQYSYGPIPMPNGEMLVTLNLDWIGRGASQSKWRGWMLKLGQDGSLTPYATGLRSPAGFGSYKGDIFYTENQGDWVGSGRMTHLEKGDFAGNVAGLRWSSEPGSPVKLKPEDVPDTGEPLYDVAKRVPGIKPPAVWFPHTLMGISTSDFKEDTTGGAFGPFQGQLFVGDQGHSKVMRVDMEKVNGVYQGACFPFREGFESGIIRMVWGLDGSMFVGQTSRGWSATGKADFGIQRLVWTGQTPFEMKNIRSMPDGFEVTFTSPVDKATALKSESYKLSSFTYKYHHIYGSPIINTNELAIKGIAVSEDGLRARIVIDPATLRKGYIHELKAEGVQSTDGLSLLHNIGYYTLNEIAGGAALTSSQYTASSKPAMAHDMSTMTASDSKGAETNSAKRVTEMPASWTNGPDQVINIGTVPGLKFDISEIQVKAGSKIRLNLNNNDDMLHNLVVVKPGTANTVGELGLNLGLKGTEMNYVPKTNDVLFHTNIVEPEKTESIYFVAPKQVGVYQYLCTFPGHYTLMQGKLKVVK; the protein is encoded by the coding sequence ATGAAAAATATAGTTTTAACAACCCTGCTTTCTCTTGGCTGTCTTGCTGCACAGGCGCAGAGCAAAGCAAAAACCGAGGATGATTATTACCGGATCATCACCATGCCGATTCCACAAAATATTCAGATGGAAGTTGGCGGACTGGCCGTTTTGCCAGATGGCCGACTGGCCGCATCAACGCGCCGGGGTGAAGTGTGGATGATTTCCAATCCTTATATGAAAGGAAACGGACAGCCAACTTTCCACCGTTTTGCTTCCGGGCTTCATGAGCCTTTGGGGTTATTTTACCGTGGAAAAGATATTTTACTTTCACAGCGTGGAGAAGTTACAAGATTGGTTGATACAGATAATGATGGTGTAGCAGATGTTTACGATTCCTTTGCGCGCTGGCCGTTATCAGGGAATTATCACCAATATTCCTACGGCCCGATTCCAATGCCAAATGGCGAAATGCTCGTAACACTTAACCTTGACTGGATCGGACGTGGTGCAAGTCAGTCCAAATGGAGAGGATGGATGTTGAAACTTGGTCAGGATGGTTCATTAACTCCTTATGCCACAGGTCTTCGTTCTCCTGCCGGATTTGGTTCTTACAAGGGAGATATTTTTTATACTGAAAACCAGGGTGACTGGGTTGGTTCTGGTCGGATGACACATTTGGAAAAAGGTGATTTTGCGGGAAACGTTGCAGGTTTGAGATGGAGCAGTGAGCCAGGCTCGCCTGTAAAATTAAAACCGGAGGATGTTCCTGACACAGGAGAACCTCTTTACGATGTTGCCAAACGCGTTCCGGGAATTAAGCCACCGGCAGTGTGGTTTCCTCATACTCTGATGGGAATTTCAACTTCTGATTTTAAAGAAGATACAACAGGTGGAGCTTTCGGACCTTTCCAGGGACAACTTTTTGTTGGTGATCAAGGCCATAGTAAAGTAATGCGTGTGGATATGGAAAAAGTTAATGGCGTTTATCAGGGAGCTTGTTTCCCATTCCGTGAAGGTTTTGAATCAGGCATTATCCGTATGGTTTGGGGCTTGGACGGTTCTATGTTCGTCGGACAGACGAGTCGTGGCTGGTCTGCAACCGGTAAGGCTGATTTTGGTATTCAGCGTCTGGTTTGGACAGGACAAACACCTTTTGAAATGAAAAATATACGCTCAATGCCAGATGGTTTTGAGGTAACTTTCACGTCTCCGGTTGATAAGGCAACGGCTTTGAAATCCGAATCTTACAAATTGAGCAGTTTCACTTACAAATATCATCACATTTACGGTAGCCCAATCATCAACACAAATGAATTGGCTATTAAAGGCATAGCAGTTTCAGAAGATGGACTGCGTGCACGTATTGTGATAGATCCTGCCACTTTGAGAAAAGGATATATTCATGAATTGAAAGCCGAAGGCGTTCAGTCAACGGATGGACTTTCGCTTTTGCATAACATCGGATATTATACTTTGAATGAAATCGCAGGTGGTGCAGCTTTAACCAGTTCTCAATACACAGCAAGTTCGAAACCAGCAATGGCCCACGATATGAGCACTATGACGGCTTCGGATTCGAAAGGTGCTGAAACAAATTCTGCCAAACGTGTTACTGAAATGCCTGCATCATGGACCAATGGCCCGGATCAGGTGATTAATATCGGTACGGTTCCGGGATTGAAATTTGACATTTCTGAAATTCAGGTAAAAGCTGGCAGCAAGATCAGACTGAACCTGAACAACAATGATGACATGCTTCACAATCTTGTCGTTGTAAAACCGGGAACAGCCAATACCGTTGGTGAACTTGGATTAAATCTTGGTTTGAAAGGAACTGAAATGAATTATGTTCCAAAAACAAATGATGTGCTTTTCCATACTAATATCGTAGAACCGGAAAAAACAGAATCCATCTATTTCGTTGCGCCTAAGCAAGTTGGCGTTTATCAATATTTGTGCACTTTCCCAGGACATTACACATTAATGCAGGGAAAATTAAAAGTTGTTAAGTAG